From the genome of Streptococcus lutetiensis, one region includes:
- a CDS encoding bifunctional Cof-type HAD-IIB family hydrolase/peptidylprolyl isomerase, giving the protein MDVKTKYKAKKTKIVFFDIDDTLRVKVTGYMPESIKYVFKSLKEKGIMTGIATGRSLYGVVPEIRDLNPDYFVTINGAYVVDKKEAEIVSDPLPRDLVEKYVNWAKSEGIEYGFTGKDKPAVSKRCDLIDDAMKPIYGICDVEPDFYLTNDVYQMWTFAENNADLQLPEDLADEIRLVPWHEHSSDVVKVGVSKASGVAHVLESQNLKPLNAMMFGDGPNDMEIFDYVGLKIAMGNAVPELKEKADFVTKTVEEDGILYALEKLGLVEKQLNFPQVDLSTVEGPVATIKTNHGDMKIKLFPDHAPKTVANFIALSKDGYYDGIIFHRIIPEFMIQGGDPTGTGMGGQSIYGDSFEDEFSEELYNVRGALSMANAGPNTNGSQFFIVQNSIIPYAQKELERGGWPKPIAELYAAKGGTPHLDRRHTVFGQIMDEESYKVLDEIANVETGAQDRPVEDVVIETIEVVD; this is encoded by the coding sequence ATGGATGTAAAAACAAAATACAAGGCTAAGAAGACAAAAATTGTTTTCTTTGATATTGATGATACCTTACGTGTCAAAGTCACAGGTTATATGCCAGAATCAATCAAATATGTTTTTAAAAGTTTGAAAGAAAAAGGCATTATGACAGGAATTGCGACAGGACGCTCTCTCTATGGTGTTGTTCCTGAAATTCGTGATTTAAACCCTGATTATTTTGTCACAATCAATGGAGCATATGTTGTTGACAAAAAAGAAGCAGAGATTGTTAGTGATCCTCTTCCACGTGATTTAGTTGAAAAATATGTCAACTGGGCTAAGTCAGAAGGTATTGAGTACGGCTTTACTGGTAAGGATAAACCAGCCGTGTCAAAACGTTGTGACTTGATTGATGATGCGATGAAACCTATTTATGGTATCTGTGATGTTGAGCCAGATTTTTATTTAACAAATGACGTTTATCAAATGTGGACATTTGCTGAAAATAATGCTGACTTACAATTGCCAGAAGATTTAGCTGATGAAATTCGTTTGGTACCTTGGCACGAACACTCATCTGATGTTGTTAAGGTTGGCGTTTCTAAAGCTTCAGGGGTTGCCCATGTTTTAGAAAGTCAAAACTTAAAACCACTCAATGCCATGATGTTTGGAGATGGTCCAAATGATATGGAAATCTTTGATTATGTTGGCTTGAAAATTGCTATGGGCAATGCCGTGCCTGAACTCAAAGAAAAAGCAGATTTTGTAACAAAAACAGTAGAAGAAGATGGCATTTTATATGCCTTGGAGAAACTCGGTTTGGTAGAAAAACAATTAAATTTCCCACAAGTTGATTTATCAACAGTTGAAGGTCCAGTTGCGACAATTAAAACAAATCATGGTGACATGAAAATCAAACTTTTCCCTGATCATGCACCAAAAACAGTAGCGAACTTTATTGCTTTGTCAAAAGATGGCTACTATGACGGTATCATCTTCCACCGTATCATTCCTGAATTCATGATTCAAGGTGGTGACCCAACTGGTACTGGTATGGGTGGACAATCTATCTATGGTGATAGCTTTGAAGATGAATTTTCAGAAGAACTTTACAATGTTCGTGGAGCTCTTTCAATGGCAAATGCTGGTCCAAATACAAACGGAAGCCAGTTCTTTATCGTTCAAAATAGCATAATTCCATACGCTCAAAAAGAACTAGAACGTGGTGGCTGGCCAAAACCAATCGCAGAACTTTATGCTGCTAAAGGTGGAACACCTCACCTTGACCGTCGTCACACAGTTTTTGGACAAATCATGGACGAAGAATCATACAAAGTTCTTGATGAAATTGCAAACGTTGAGACTGGCGCACAAGACCGCCCAGTTGAAGATGTAGTTATTGAAACAATCGAGGTAGTAGATTAA
- a CDS encoding S1 RNA-binding domain-containing protein, protein MRIGDKITGTITGIKPYGAFVALDNGTTGLIHISEIKTGYIENIYQLLKVGEKVLVQVVDFDEFTQKASLSLRTLEEEKHHLHRRHRFSNSHLNIGFQPLADNLPKWTKESLELLTKD, encoded by the coding sequence ATGAGAATTGGCGACAAAATCACTGGAACAATAACAGGTATAAAACCTTATGGTGCCTTTGTCGCATTGGATAATGGGACTACAGGCCTTATTCATATCTCAGAAATTAAAACAGGCTATATTGAAAATATTTACCAACTGCTAAAAGTTGGTGAGAAAGTCTTGGTACAAGTGGTTGATTTTGATGAATTTACGCAAAAAGCCAGTCTTTCATTGCGTACTCTCGAGGAAGAAAAACATCACCTTCATAGACGTCATCGTTTTTCAAATAGTCATTTAAATATTGGTTTTCAACCATTAGCAGACAATCTACCAAAATGGACAAAAGAAAGCCTAGAATTACTAACAAAAGATTAA
- the cysK gene encoding cysteine synthase A, whose translation MAKIYNSITELIGNTPIIKLNNIVPEDAADVYVKIESFNPGSSVKDRIALRMIEDAEKAGTIKPGDTIVEPTSGNTGIGLAWVGAAKGYKIIIVMPETMSLERRKIIQAYGAELVLTPGSEGMKGAIAKAKEVAAEKNGWVPLQFANPSNPAVHEATTGAEIIEAFGPKGLDAFVAGVGTGGTVSGVSHALKKANSDIKVYAVEADESAVLSGEKPGPHKIQGISAGFIPDTLDTKSYDAVIRVASDDAIITSRNLGGKEGFLAGISSGAAIFAAIEKAKELGKGKKVLALLPDNGERYLSTSLYDFGD comes from the coding sequence ATGGCAAAAATTTATAACTCAATTACTGAATTAATTGGAAACACTCCTATTATCAAACTTAACAACATTGTTCCTGAAGATGCTGCTGATGTTTACGTCAAAATTGAATCATTTAACCCAGGCTCATCTGTTAAAGACCGTATTGCTCTTCGTATGATTGAAGATGCTGAAAAAGCTGGTACAATCAAACCTGGTGATACAATTGTCGAACCGACATCAGGTAATACAGGTATTGGCCTTGCTTGGGTCGGTGCTGCTAAAGGATACAAAATCATTATTGTAATGCCTGAAACAATGAGCCTTGAACGTCGTAAAATTATCCAAGCTTATGGTGCTGAACTTGTTTTGACACCAGGAAGCGAAGGGATGAAAGGGGCTATCGCTAAAGCCAAAGAAGTTGCTGCAGAGAAAAATGGTTGGGTTCCACTTCAATTTGCTAATCCATCTAACCCAGCTGTTCACGAAGCAACAACAGGTGCTGAAATCATTGAAGCCTTCGGTCCAAAAGGCCTTGATGCTTTCGTAGCTGGTGTTGGTACTGGAGGAACTGTTTCTGGTGTTTCTCACGCTCTTAAAAAAGCAAACTCAGACATCAAAGTCTATGCTGTTGAAGCAGATGAATCTGCTGTTCTTTCTGGTGAAAAACCTGGTCCACACAAAATTCAAGGAATTTCAGCTGGTTTTATCCCAGACACTCTCGATACTAAATCTTATGACGCCGTCATTCGCGTCGCATCAGACGATGCTATTATCACAAGCCGTAATCTTGGTGGAAAAGAAGGATTCCTTGCAGGTATCTCTTCTGGTGCAGCCATTTTTGCAGCTATTGAAAAAGCCAAAGAACTTGGTAAAGGTAAAAAAGTCTTAGCCCTTCTTCCTGACAACGGCGAACGTTACCTTTCAACTTCTCTTTACGACTTTGGTGACTAA
- a CDS encoding YigZ family protein: MNYKTIKNDGICEVEIKKSHFICQLKRVETEEEGREFITQIKKEHYKATHSCSAMIIGENAEIKRSSDDGEPSGTAGVPMLTVLEKQGLTNVVAVVTRYFGGIKLGAGGLIRAYAGSVANALEEIGIVEVKEQEGLKLTLSYPQYQTFSNFLQAENLQEFDAEFLENVTTHIYLDPENVQEVSDRLVEFYQGKVSFEKSGSKIVEVAL; the protein is encoded by the coding sequence ATGAACTATAAAACAATCAAAAACGATGGCATTTGCGAGGTAGAGATTAAAAAATCACACTTTATTTGCCAATTAAAACGTGTTGAAACTGAAGAAGAAGGACGAGAATTTATTACTCAAATCAAAAAAGAACATTACAAAGCAACTCATTCTTGTTCAGCTATGATTATTGGGGAAAATGCTGAAATAAAGCGTTCTAGCGATGACGGTGAGCCAAGTGGAACAGCTGGTGTACCGATGCTAACTGTTTTGGAAAAGCAAGGTTTGACTAATGTTGTCGCTGTTGTCACACGTTATTTTGGTGGCATTAAACTTGGTGCAGGTGGGCTAATCCGTGCTTATGCTGGCAGTGTTGCTAACGCCCTTGAAGAGATTGGTATTGTAGAAGTTAAGGAACAAGAAGGACTTAAATTAACTCTTTCTTACCCACAATACCAAACATTCTCCAATTTCTTACAAGCTGAAAATCTTCAAGAATTTGACGCAGAATTTCTAGAAAATGTAACAACTCACATCTACCTTGATCCTGAAAATGTCCAAGAGGTCAGTGACCGCCTTGTTGAATTTTATCAGGGTAAGGTTTCTTTTGAAAAATCTGGTTCAAAAATTGTCGAAGTTGCCTTGTGA
- a CDS encoding DEAD/DEAH box helicase: MTELNDYYGRIFTGSQLTDDLKKKAKALPSVKKEKGQMICNRCGSVMAANQMLQTGRIYCRECLVFGRNTSDSNLYYFPQKPFTKTQSLKWQGQLTSYQGEVSKGMLKGILEKQDLLIHAVTGAGKTEMIYQSLAKVIDNGGSVCLASPRIDVCLELYKRLSRDFSCPITLLHGDSEPYKRSPLVIITTHQLLKFYRAFDLLIIDEVDAFPFVDNKMLYHAVNQSLKDDGVKLFLTATSTDELDKKVKKGELTKLHLARRFHANPLVVPKIVWLSKVLISMKKKKLPPKLISLLKKQRQSQFPLLIFFPNIEQGREFTSILQTTFPDERIGFVSSKTENRQELVEEFRQGKLTILVTTTILERGVTFPCVDVFVLLANHKLYSKSALVQISGRVGRAAERPTGELLFLHDGVTKAMKKAISEIKEMNKKGGF, from the coding sequence ATGACAGAGTTGAATGATTACTATGGAAGAATTTTTACAGGAAGTCAATTAACAGATGACTTGAAAAAGAAAGCAAAAGCCCTTCCTTCGGTTAAAAAGGAAAAAGGGCAAATGATTTGCAATCGCTGTGGAAGTGTAATGGCAGCAAATCAAATGTTGCAAACTGGTCGCATTTATTGTAGAGAGTGTTTAGTTTTTGGACGAAATACTAGTGATTCTAACCTTTATTATTTTCCTCAGAAGCCTTTTACAAAGACTCAGTCGTTAAAGTGGCAAGGGCAATTGACTTCTTATCAAGGTGAAGTTTCTAAAGGCATGCTTAAAGGCATTTTAGAAAAACAAGATTTATTGATTCACGCTGTGACTGGTGCTGGTAAAACTGAAATGATTTATCAATCTTTAGCCAAAGTTATTGATAATGGAGGAAGTGTCTGCTTAGCAAGCCCAAGGATTGATGTTTGTTTAGAACTTTATAAACGGTTATCCAGAGATTTTTCTTGCCCTATTACGCTTTTACATGGTGATTCTGAGCCGTATAAACGCTCTCCCTTGGTAATTATAACGACCCATCAGCTTTTAAAATTTTACCGAGCTTTTGATTTATTAATCATTGACGAAGTTGATGCCTTTCCCTTTGTTGATAATAAAATGCTTTATCACGCGGTCAACCAATCCTTAAAAGATGATGGCGTTAAACTCTTTTTAACAGCGACTTCGACTGATGAACTTGATAAAAAGGTGAAAAAAGGCGAGCTGACAAAGCTGCATTTGGCAAGACGTTTTCATGCCAATCCTTTGGTAGTCCCTAAAATAGTTTGGTTAAGTAAAGTGCTAATCTCAATGAAAAAGAAAAAACTTCCTCCTAAACTAATCTCTCTTTTAAAAAAGCAAAGGCAAAGTCAATTTCCGCTTCTTATCTTTTTTCCGAATATTGAACAAGGTAGAGAATTTACAAGTATCTTACAAACCACTTTTCCAGATGAAAGAATAGGATTTGTATCAAGTAAAACTGAAAATCGTCAGGAATTGGTAGAAGAATTTAGACAAGGAAAATTAACAATATTGGTGACAACAACCATCTTAGAACGCGGAGTCACTTTTCCTTGTGTTGATGTTTTTGTTCTACTTGCAAATCATAAATTGTACAGCAAAAGTGCGCTTGTACAGATATCAGGACGAGTTGGACGAGCAGCTGAAAGACCAACAGGAGAATTGCTATTTTTACATGATGGAGTGACAAAAGCAATGAAAAAAGCTATTTCAGAAATAAAAGAGATGAATAAAAAAGGAGGATTCTAA
- a CDS encoding ComF family protein yields the protein MKCLLCGQDFSEKEIFLGIISIRKNNYLVCPECHNIFEKIGDVHCPTCYRKDYKEQCEDCKKWAKENHKVSHRALYTYNEAMKEYFSKYKFQGDAMLSNVFAKEVKQVLKNYKGYTIIPVPLSKERMKERQFNQITAILNAAKIPYHDILEKKDIKKQSEKSRKERLTSDCPFRIKSDSQIPDKVLILDDIYTTGATLKGIYHLFYEKGAKIVKSLTIAR from the coding sequence ATGAAATGCCTCCTTTGTGGACAAGACTTTTCTGAGAAAGAAATATTTTTAGGAATTATTTCAATACGTAAAAATAATTATTTGGTTTGTCCAGAGTGCCATAATATCTTTGAAAAGATTGGTGATGTGCATTGTCCTACTTGTTATCGAAAAGACTACAAAGAGCAATGTGAAGATTGTAAAAAGTGGGCAAAAGAAAATCACAAGGTTTCTCATCGAGCACTTTATACTTATAATGAAGCCATGAAAGAGTATTTTTCTAAATACAAATTTCAAGGAGATGCTATGTTAAGTAATGTTTTTGCAAAAGAAGTCAAACAAGTCTTGAAGAATTACAAAGGCTATACTATTATTCCAGTACCCTTAAGTAAAGAAAGGATGAAAGAAAGACAATTTAACCAAATTACAGCCATTCTAAATGCTGCCAAAATTCCCTATCATGATATTTTAGAGAAGAAGGATATTAAAAAGCAATCTGAAAAAAGTAGAAAAGAAAGATTGACGAGTGATTGCCCGTTTAGGATTAAATCAGACAGCCAGATACCAGATAAAGTATTAATTCTTGATGATATTTACACAACGGGAGCAACTTTAAAAGGAATTTATCACTTATTTTATGAAAAAGGAGCAAAGATTGTAAAAAGTTTAACAATTGCACGGTAA
- the hpf gene encoding ribosome hibernation-promoting factor, HPF/YfiA family has product MIKYSVRGENIEVTDAIRNYVESKLGKIEKYFNAEQELDARVNLKVYREKTAKVEVTILVDSITLRAEDVSQDMYGSIDLVTDKIERQIRKNKTKIAKKHREKLPASQIFTSEFEAEPVEEGPAVNVVRTKHVSLKPMDLDEALLQMDLLGHDFFIYTDAEDGVTNILYRREDGELGLIEAK; this is encoded by the coding sequence ATGATTAAATATAGTGTTCGTGGAGAAAACATCGAAGTAACAGATGCTATACGTAACTATGTCGAATCTAAACTCGGAAAAATTGAGAAATACTTCAATGCTGAACAAGAATTAGATGCTCGTGTTAATCTAAAAGTTTACCGTGAAAAAACTGCAAAAGTTGAAGTAACAATTTTGGTTGATTCAATCACTCTTAGAGCTGAAGACGTTTCACAAGATATGTATGGATCAATCGATTTGGTAACTGATAAGATTGAACGTCAAATTCGTAAAAATAAGACTAAAATTGCTAAAAAACATCGTGAAAAACTTCCAGCTAGCCAAATTTTCACAAGTGAGTTTGAAGCTGAACCCGTAGAAGAAGGACCAGCAGTAAACGTCGTTCGTACAAAACACGTTAGCTTGAAACCGATGGATCTTGACGAAGCGCTTCTTCAAATGGACCTTTTAGGACATGATTTCTTTATCTACACTGATGCTGAAGATGGTGTCACAAACATTCTTTATCGTCGTGAAGATGGTGAACTTGGTTTAATCGAAGCCAAATAA
- a CDS encoding DUF960 family protein, with protein sequence MAFEISKERYASFGVATNLPHEFFDTFWDILGNYLKGVVPIKSIISFRLTEKKAALTIYYQNRKQKTAIAFDYNHPYDPFFPNIVYLIDQSGAETLLLPHELD encoded by the coding sequence ATGGCATTTGAAATCAGTAAAGAAAGATACGCCAGTTTTGGCGTAGCAACAAACCTTCCACACGAATTCTTTGATACCTTTTGGGATATCTTAGGTAACTACCTAAAAGGTGTTGTTCCAATAAAGTCAATCATCAGCTTTCGCTTAACTGAGAAAAAAGCAGCACTAACGATTTACTACCAAAATCGAAAGCAGAAAACAGCTATTGCTTTTGATTATAATCACCCGTATGACCCATTCTTTCCAAATATTGTCTATCTGATTGATCAATCAGGAGCCGAAACACTTTTATTACCACATGAATTAGACTAA
- the ntdP gene encoding nucleoside tri-diphosphate phosphatase — protein MKLPKEGDFITIQSYKHDGSLHRTWRDTMVLKTTDNAVIGVNDHTLVTESDGRRWVTREPAIVYFHKKYWFNIIAMIRDNGVSYYCNLASPYVMDEEALKYIDYDLDVKVFADGEKRLLDVDEYEIHKAEMGYSPDIDFILKENVKILVDWINNGKGPFSEAYINIWYKRYLELKNR, from the coding sequence ATGAAATTACCTAAGGAAGGCGACTTTATTACAATTCAAAGTTATAAGCATGATGGTAGTTTGCACCGAACATGGCGCGACACTATGGTACTAAAAACAACAGACAATGCTGTTATAGGAGTTAACGACCACACACTAGTAACAGAAAGTGATGGGAGACGTTGGGTTACGCGAGAACCAGCCATTGTTTATTTCCATAAAAAATACTGGTTTAATATCATTGCGATGATAAGAGATAACGGTGTTTCATACTACTGCAATCTTGCTAGTCCATACGTCATGGATGAAGAAGCTCTTAAGTATATCGATTACGACTTGGATGTCAAAGTCTTTGCAGACGGTGAAAAAAGGCTACTCGACGTCGACGAGTACGAAATACACAAAGCAGAAATGGGCTACTCTCCAGACATTGATTTTATTTTAAAAGAGAATGTCAAAATCCTTGTTGATTGGATTAACAATGGAAAAGGACCATTCTCAGAAGCCTATATTAACATTTGGTACAAACGTTATCTTGAACTTAAGAATCGTTAA
- the recX gene encoding recombination regulator RecX, giving the protein MKITKIEKKKRLYLLEIDEKDKLYVTEDTIVHFMLSKNMEIDETTLKDIQRYAQFSYGKNLALYQISFKQRTSDEVKKYLEKHEIDNQYIPEIIENLKKENWINDSQYVETYLSQNLTSGDKGGYVLKQKLLQKGVDAQLIDPKIAELDFSDLAEKTAQKLLRKYQNKLSTKTLKEKIIQNMMNKGFSYTEAKDAFETLDIEKDEEQEFELLNKELDKQYRKFSKKYEGYELNQRLTQALTRKGFSYDDIKSALRDYL; this is encoded by the coding sequence ATGAAAATCACTAAAATCGAAAAGAAAAAAAGGCTATATCTTTTAGAAATTGACGAAAAAGATAAACTTTACGTAACAGAAGACACTATTGTTCACTTTATGTTAAGTAAAAATATGGAAATTGACGAAACAACCTTAAAAGATATCCAAAGATACGCTCAATTTTCATACGGTAAAAACTTGGCGCTTTATCAAATTTCTTTCAAGCAACGTACCTCAGATGAAGTCAAAAAATATTTAGAAAAGCATGAAATTGATAATCAGTACATCCCAGAAATCATTGAAAACCTCAAAAAAGAAAACTGGATTAATGATTCTCAATATGTTGAAACCTATTTGTCACAAAATCTAACATCAGGTGATAAAGGTGGCTACGTATTAAAACAAAAATTACTTCAAAAAGGAGTTGATGCTCAGCTCATTGACCCAAAAATAGCTGAATTAGACTTTTCAGATCTAGCTGAAAAAACAGCTCAAAAACTTTTACGAAAATATCAAAACAAGCTCTCAACAAAAACACTTAAAGAAAAAATTATCCAAAATATGATGAACAAAGGCTTCTCATACACAGAAGCAAAAGATGCCTTTGAAACACTTGACATCGAAAAAGATGAAGAACAAGAATTCGAACTTTTAAATAAAGAACTTGATAAACAATATCGAAAATTTAGTAAAAAATACGAAGGATATGAACTAAATCAACGATTAACGCAAGCTCTCACTCGAAAAGGCTTTTCATATGATGATATTAAGAGCGCTCTTAGAGATTATTTGTGA
- a CDS encoding tetratricopeptide repeat protein, translating to MVKASKIVDLDEYRMLKALGDELEEFPFDDDFLEDEEDELDSENWNLFEDLTELRKRVDYYQELHENGEISEKDYYFSKVNLGMVYKQNGLYQRALEQFEAVYELDLSDLFACRHEIMALYILTSQYDKALVFFKKQSDIGHDILLEIPLLVGAILDGHDKMALYLIEVLNADVKDFAIFCQSPELLMDDIMYVGAAGIHCPDSLETVYVGLYRILPLLMTAGNYVQAYLNDYFSEHKVGQAEVEALAFLSEYQIEILLTHDIYDLQDFQVWTETEILALPQFGKVTLEKLKEAGVIFSH from the coding sequence ATGGTGAAAGCTAGTAAAATCGTTGATTTAGACGAATACCGTATGCTTAAAGCTTTGGGTGATGAGCTTGAAGAGTTTCCGTTTGATGATGACTTTTTAGAAGATGAAGAAGATGAGCTAGACTCTGAAAATTGGAATTTATTTGAGGATTTAACAGAGCTTAGAAAGCGTGTAGATTATTACCAAGAGCTTCATGAGAATGGTGAAATATCTGAGAAAGATTATTATTTTTCAAAGGTTAATCTTGGCATGGTTTATAAGCAAAACGGACTTTATCAGAGAGCTCTTGAGCAATTTGAAGCGGTTTATGAGCTGGATTTATCGGATTTGTTTGCTTGTCGTCATGAGATAATGGCATTGTATATTTTGACGTCACAATATGATAAGGCTTTGGTATTCTTTAAGAAACAGTCTGATATTGGACATGATATTTTACTAGAAATCCCTTTGTTAGTTGGGGCTATTTTAGATGGTCATGATAAGATGGCACTCTATTTGATTGAAGTTTTGAATGCTGATGTTAAGGATTTTGCTATTTTTTGTCAATCACCCGAGCTTTTGATGGATGATATTATGTATGTCGGCGCAGCTGGCATTCATTGTCCGGATAGTTTAGAAACGGTCTATGTAGGACTTTATCGTATTTTACCTTTACTGATGACTGCTGGAAATTATGTGCAAGCTTATTTGAATGATTATTTTTCAGAGCACAAGGTAGGTCAGGCAGAAGTTGAAGCATTAGCCTTTTTATCAGAATACCAAATTGAAATCTTGCTGACGCATGATATTTATGATTTGCAGGATTTTCAAGTTTGGACAGAAACAGAAATTTTAGCTTTACCTCAGTTTGGTAAGGTAACTTTAGAAAAATTGAAAGAAGCAGGAGTTATATTTAGTCACTAA
- the rlmD gene encoding 23S rRNA (uracil(1939)-C(5))-methyltransferase RlmD, which produces MNLKVKQRIPLKIKRMGINGEGIGFYKKTLVFVPGALKGEDIFCQITAVKRNFAQARLLTINKKSKFRVEPKCPIYQKCGGCQIMHLHYDKQLEFKDDLIGQSLKKFKPAGYENYEIRHTLGMDVPYYYRAKLQFQTRSFKGNVKAGLFEEGSHRLVDIKDCFVQDELTQAIINRVAELLEKHHVPIYDERKVAGIRTVMIRKAKATGQVQIIFITSREVFLAPLIKQLTAEFEAIKGIAVNFNRSKSSEIYGGKTEVIWGDADISEEVLDYQFSLSPRAFYQLNPEQTQVLYSQAVAALDVTEDDHVIDAYCGVGTIGFAFAGKVKSVRGMDIIPEAIEDAKKNAHRMGFDNTYYEAGRAEDIIPKWYKEGYRADALIVDPPRTGLDDKLLDTILKYQPAKMVYVSCNTATLARDLVKLSKVYDVHYIQSVDMFPHTARTEAVVKLVKK; this is translated from the coding sequence ATGAATTTGAAAGTAAAACAAAGAATTCCTTTGAAAATTAAGCGTATGGGAATTAATGGTGAAGGAATTGGATTTTATAAGAAGACTTTAGTCTTTGTTCCAGGTGCTTTGAAGGGGGAAGATATTTTTTGCCAGATTACGGCGGTTAAGCGTAATTTTGCTCAGGCAAGACTTTTGACAATCAATAAGAAATCTAAGTTTCGTGTAGAACCAAAATGTCCTATTTATCAAAAATGTGGTGGTTGTCAGATTATGCACCTACATTACGATAAGCAGTTGGAGTTTAAGGATGATTTGATTGGTCAATCCTTGAAGAAATTCAAACCTGCTGGTTATGAAAATTATGAAATCAGGCACACACTTGGAATGGATGTGCCGTATTATTATCGTGCTAAATTACAGTTCCAAACACGTTCTTTTAAAGGAAATGTTAAGGCGGGACTTTTTGAAGAAGGCAGTCACCGCTTGGTCGATATCAAGGATTGTTTTGTTCAAGATGAATTGACGCAAGCGATTATTAATCGTGTGGCAGAATTGCTAGAAAAACATCATGTTCCGATTTATGATGAGCGCAAGGTGGCTGGCATTCGAACAGTAATGATTCGTAAGGCAAAGGCTACTGGACAAGTTCAGATTATCTTTATTACTAGTCGAGAAGTCTTTTTAGCACCGCTTATTAAGCAATTAACAGCTGAATTTGAGGCTATTAAGGGAATTGCTGTCAACTTTAACCGCTCTAAATCAAGTGAGATTTACGGCGGAAAAACAGAGGTTATCTGGGGCGATGCTGATATTTCAGAAGAGGTTTTGGATTATCAATTTAGTCTTTCGCCGCGTGCTTTTTATCAGTTGAATCCTGAGCAAACACAGGTCTTGTATAGTCAAGCTGTGGCTGCACTTGATGTGACAGAAGATGACCATGTTATCGATGCTTATTGTGGTGTCGGAACAATTGGTTTTGCTTTTGCAGGTAAAGTTAAGAGTGTTCGCGGGATGGATATCATTCCTGAAGCAATCGAGGATGCTAAGAAAAATGCACATCGTATGGGCTTTGATAATACTTATTACGAAGCTGGTCGCGCAGAAGATATTATTCCTAAGTGGTATAAGGAAGGTTATCGTGCAGATGCTTTGATTGTTGACCCACCTCGTACGGGTCTTGATGATAAACTCTTGGATACTATTTTGAAATACCAACCTGCTAAGATGGTTTATGTGTCATGTAATACGGCGACTCTGGCTCGTGATTTGGTTAAATTAAGTAAAGTTTACGATGTTCATTACATTCAGTCGGTGGATATGTTTCCTCATACGGCAAGGACAGAAGCAGTTGTCAAGTTGGTCAAGAAATAA
- a CDS encoding GNAT family N-acetyltransferase — translation MAITIRLASLDDAKSLLDIYRYYVEETAITFEYDVPTLEEFTGRMRSIMAFYPYLVAEEDGKILGYDYASKFHPRAAYAWSAEVTVYLDKAARGKGVGRQIYGKLEDYLTQMGILNLNACIASTDVEDAYLTNGSEKFHRALGYQLVGKFHDSGYKFNRWYDMIWMEKILGEHGADVAPVKSIHEITKKA, via the coding sequence ATGGCCATTACGATTCGTTTGGCAAGCTTAGATGATGCAAAATCTCTGCTTGATATTTATCGTTATTATGTTGAAGAAACAGCTATTACTTTTGAATATGATGTGCCAACTTTAGAGGAATTTACGGGGCGTATGCGCTCAATCATGGCTTTTTATCCTTATCTCGTGGCAGAAGAAGATGGCAAGATTCTTGGCTATGATTATGCTTCTAAATTCCATCCTAGAGCTGCTTATGCTTGGTCAGCAGAAGTGACGGTTTATCTGGATAAGGCTGCGCGTGGTAAGGGTGTAGGACGTCAAATATATGGAAAGTTAGAAGATTATCTAACTCAAATGGGCATCCTCAATCTTAACGCTTGTATTGCCTCAACTGATGTTGAAGATGCCTACCTGACAAATGGAAGCGAGAAATTCCATCGAGCACTTGGTTATCAATTGGTTGGAAAATTTCATGATTCGGGTTATAAATTCAACCGTTGGTATGACATGATTTGGATGGAAAAAATACTGGGTGAGCATGGAGCAGACGTTGCACCAGTTAAGTCTATTCATGAGATTACAAAAAAAGCTTAA